A single Henriciella sp. AS95 DNA region contains:
- a CDS encoding mobile mystery protein B produces MTDLFQEPDDATPLDPDERAGLLQDWIATRAELNAAEQDNIDTAAAWVFRRRRAPILSVEFTNDLHRRMFNDVWAWAGTYRATERNVGVAPYMIGVQMAQLFDDANYWVDHETYPADEIAVRLHHRLVAIHPYPNGNGRLSRMMADLLIQRLGQPAFSWGSEVLGGQIADMGELRGQYIAALRAADRHDITALMEFARS; encoded by the coding sequence ATGACTGACCTGTTTCAGGAACCAGACGACGCAACGCCCCTCGATCCTGACGAACGGGCAGGACTTCTGCAGGACTGGATCGCAACACGCGCTGAACTGAACGCTGCAGAGCAGGACAATATCGATACCGCCGCCGCCTGGGTCTTCCGGCGGCGGCGCGCACCCATCCTCAGCGTCGAATTCACGAACGACCTGCATCGCCGGATGTTCAATGACGTCTGGGCGTGGGCAGGCACTTACCGCGCGACCGAACGCAATGTCGGCGTCGCGCCTTATATGATCGGCGTCCAGATGGCCCAGCTATTCGACGACGCAAATTACTGGGTCGACCACGAGACCTATCCCGCCGACGAGATTGCAGTTCGCCTGCATCACCGGCTCGTCGCCATTCACCCTTATCCCAATGGGAACGGGCGCCTTTCTCGCATGATGGCCGACCTCCTGATCCAACGCTTGGGCCAACCAGCCTTCAGCTGGGGCAGCGAGGTCCTGGGTGGCCAGATTGCTGACATGGGCGAGCTCAGAGGCCAATACATTGCAGCCCTGCGTGCGGCGGACCGCCATGACATCACTGCCCTGATGGAATTTGCACGGTCATGA
- a CDS encoding TrbI/VirB10 family protein — protein sequence MSEPAPFPQQADALKLRARPRPVTRINRKVLMVGAGLGVLGLFAAASIALDPPKAVDPADRQELYNTATKRAPDGLAELPSSYATWTPSPGTPKLGAPMAGDLGGTVVSEEREWGLDPEWDVAASDDFRPSPEDEALRAERLVAAKLADAAGKSSVFFDIGAGPSIGPASLPSAGVPASFGSELLALASQSAGALPTGPGKDDNLQARKIAFADEARDGAIYNPHDLETPVSPYQVMAGTLIPASLVTGLNSDLPGSIIGQVTQPVYDTVTGAYLLIPQGTRLIGRYQSEISFGQQRALLIWDRMIFPDGSSVQISEPAADKQGFAGLSDRTDHHWDRVFVAAGLATVLGIGAELGSDEDDIERAIRRGFGDSVSEAGERVVDRNLGIQPTLRIRPGWPVRVIVTRDLVLRPYSQGGR from the coding sequence ATGAGCGAGCCAGCCCCTTTCCCGCAGCAGGCCGATGCCCTGAAACTGCGCGCGCGGCCGCGACCCGTCACACGGATCAACCGGAAAGTCCTGATGGTCGGCGCCGGGCTCGGTGTGCTGGGGCTCTTTGCTGCCGCCTCCATTGCGCTCGATCCGCCCAAGGCCGTCGATCCCGCGGATCGCCAGGAACTTTACAACACGGCCACGAAGCGCGCGCCGGATGGACTGGCAGAACTTCCCTCGTCCTATGCGACCTGGACGCCGTCGCCCGGAACGCCAAAGCTTGGCGCACCCATGGCCGGCGACCTCGGCGGGACAGTGGTTTCGGAGGAACGCGAATGGGGGCTCGATCCGGAGTGGGATGTCGCAGCCTCGGATGATTTCAGGCCCTCGCCTGAAGATGAAGCCCTTCGGGCCGAACGTCTTGTCGCGGCTAAGCTTGCCGACGCAGCGGGCAAATCCTCCGTATTCTTTGACATTGGCGCTGGGCCGAGCATCGGGCCGGCATCCCTGCCGTCTGCCGGAGTTCCGGCCTCGTTCGGCTCTGAGCTGCTGGCGCTCGCTAGCCAAAGCGCCGGTGCCTTGCCGACAGGTCCAGGTAAGGATGACAACTTGCAAGCCCGCAAGATCGCCTTCGCGGACGAGGCACGCGATGGGGCGATTTACAACCCGCATGATCTCGAGACACCGGTCTCGCCCTACCAGGTCATGGCGGGCACGCTTATCCCGGCTTCGCTTGTGACAGGCCTCAACTCGGATCTGCCGGGTTCGATCATCGGACAGGTCACCCAGCCGGTCTATGACACCGTCACCGGAGCTTATCTTCTCATTCCGCAGGGTACCCGGCTGATCGGGCGCTACCAGTCCGAAATCTCATTCGGCCAGCAGCGCGCACTATTGATCTGGGACCGAATGATCTTCCCGGATGGCAGTTCTGTGCAGATATCTGAACCTGCCGCAGACAAGCAGGGTTTTGCGGGCCTTTCTGACCGCACAGACCATCACTGGGACCGGGTATTTGTCGCCGCTGGTCTTGCGACCGTTCTCGGCATCGGCGCGGAACTAGGATCAGACGAGGATGATATCGAACGTGCCATACGGCGCGGGTTCGGCGACAGCGTGTCTGAGGCCGGGGAGCGCGTCGTTGATCGCAACCTCGGCATCCAGCCGACCCTTCGTATCCGGCCCGGCTGGCCGGTGCGGGTCATCGTGACGCGTGATCTTGTCCTGCGGCCTTATTCTCAGGGAGGCCGCTGA
- a CDS encoding DUF2274 domain-containing protein, translating into MSLRIAQLPDRTPVKLTLSVEPDLASALADYAAIYAETYGTEEKPETLVPVMLETFLASDAGFKRARKALHARASKGD; encoded by the coding sequence ATGAGCCTTCGCATTGCCCAACTGCCGGATCGCACGCCGGTCAAACTGACCCTCTCTGTTGAACCCGATCTCGCGTCCGCGCTTGCCGACTATGCGGCGATCTATGCCGAGACCTATGGCACCGAAGAGAAACCCGAAACCCTGGTTCCTGTCATGCTGGAAACCTTCCTCGCATCGGATGCCGGGTTCAAGCGGGCCCGCAAGGCCCTTCATGCCAGAGCCAGCAAAGGAGACTAG
- a CDS encoding AlpA family phage regulatory protein, with protein MGYELRTGGLESLKHLAKDVYSFGPGPGSNAKSSRDDTFRQLIANNRTVRRPELRKLVPLSDTTIYELERRGKFPKRFYLTPKCVVWPLKDVLEWIEERRRITEDGRPEDTPVPDVHQRKSRPTCN; from the coding sequence ATGGGATATGAATTGCGGACAGGCGGACTGGAGTCGCTCAAGCACCTCGCAAAGGATGTCTATTCCTTTGGTCCGGGGCCCGGGTCCAACGCGAAATCGTCCCGTGACGACACGTTTCGCCAGCTCATCGCCAACAACAGGACTGTGCGGCGCCCCGAATTGCGCAAACTGGTTCCCCTGTCTGACACGACGATCTACGAACTTGAACGTCGGGGGAAATTTCCAAAGCGCTTCTACCTAACACCCAAATGCGTCGTCTGGCCGCTCAAGGACGTGCTCGAATGGATCGAGGAGCGTCGGCGTATTACTGAAGACGGGCGGCCCGAAGACACGCCTGTTCCCGACGTTCATCAGCGGAAGAGCCGCCCGACATGTAATTGA
- a CDS encoding mobile mystery protein A, which translates to MKKTRQRSRQALDQRFSTIREAVDFARPKSGWVRTLREALGMTRIQLGKRMSITPQSLADIERSETEGKIRLETLERAADALDCEVVYFLLPRDRLEQRVMNRAREIAAKQIRAISHTMAMEDQAVPDKELNERIDRFIRESLDERDLWES; encoded by the coding sequence ATGAAAAAGACCCGCCAACGCTCGCGCCAGGCCCTGGACCAGCGTTTCTCGACCATTCGGGAAGCGGTAGATTTTGCGCGGCCAAAGTCAGGTTGGGTACGGACGCTTCGGGAGGCGCTGGGCATGACCCGTATCCAGCTCGGAAAACGCATGTCGATCACGCCGCAAAGTCTTGCTGACATCGAACGCTCTGAAACCGAGGGGAAGATCCGCTTGGAAACGCTTGAACGTGCTGCCGACGCGCTTGATTGCGAAGTTGTCTACTTCCTCCTGCCGCGGGACCGGCTAGAGCAACGCGTCATGAACCGCGCCCGTGAAATCGCGGCGAAACAGATCCGAGCCATCTCTCATACAATGGCCATGGAAGATCAGGCTGTGCCTGACAAGGAACTGAATGAGCGGATCGACCGGTTCATACGAGAGAGCCTCGATGAGCGCGACCTCTGGGAGTCCTGA
- the trbG gene encoding P-type conjugative transfer protein TrbG, with translation MIRTLTLVSTLALATACASVPEAAPIQPELFVAAAQVEDAEPRPVEIVETPTPLPLPGQMKPVDGVKRTVTRVYTSPSETIRKGTSEARIEPSVDGYVNAIQVYPYTEGALYRLYAAPGQVSDIALQPGETLVSVSAGDTVRWIVGDTSSGSGGTARAHVLVKPIGAGLSTNLMIATDRRTYHLELESGDGTYMAALSWRYPADELSQLISRNSAALAREETSIMPGVALDRLDFDYLIDGDRPDWRPVRVFDDGRQVFIQMPEGLSTMEAPPLFVLGASGEAELVNYRLKGNYYIVDRLFRAAELRLGEKPQTVVRIRKRKPRSGLVSLFGSKG, from the coding sequence ATGATCCGCACTCTCACACTGGTATCCACATTGGCCCTTGCCACCGCCTGCGCCAGCGTTCCGGAGGCCGCGCCGATCCAGCCGGAACTGTTTGTCGCCGCCGCGCAGGTCGAGGACGCAGAGCCCCGTCCTGTCGAGATCGTCGAAACACCAACACCTTTGCCGCTTCCCGGCCAGATGAAACCGGTCGACGGGGTCAAGCGCACGGTAACCCGTGTCTATACCTCGCCCTCCGAGACGATCCGCAAGGGCACATCAGAAGCCCGGATCGAACCATCCGTGGACGGCTATGTAAATGCCATTCAGGTCTATCCCTATACAGAAGGGGCGCTGTACAGATTGTATGCCGCGCCGGGACAGGTCTCCGACATTGCGCTGCAGCCCGGCGAGACGCTGGTCTCTGTCTCGGCTGGCGATACGGTGCGCTGGATTGTGGGAGATACATCCTCCGGTTCAGGCGGAACAGCACGCGCACATGTTCTGGTCAAACCGATCGGCGCCGGCCTCTCGACCAATCTCATGATTGCGACAGACCGGCGGACCTATCATCTGGAACTGGAGAGCGGTGACGGCACCTATATGGCGGCGTTGTCTTGGCGCTATCCGGCCGACGAGCTCTCGCAACTCATCTCTCGCAACAGCGCAGCGCTCGCGCGGGAAGAGACATCAATCATGCCGGGTGTTGCTCTCGACCGGCTGGACTTTGATTACCTGATCGATGGTGACCGTCCAGACTGGCGACCCGTCCGCGTGTTCGATGATGGGCGGCAGGTTTTCATCCAGATGCCGGAAGGGTTGTCGACCATGGAGGCCCCGCCCCTCTTTGTCCTTGGCGCTTCTGGCGAGGCCGAACTCGTCAATTATCGCCTCAAGGGCAATTACTACATCGTCGATCGTCTCTTCCGTGCCGCCGAACTTCGGCTCGGTGAGAAACCCCAGACCGTCGTGCGCATCCGCAAACGCAAGCCGCGGTCGGGTTTGGTCAGCCTGTTCGGGAGCAAGGGATGA
- a CDS encoding DUF736 domain-containing protein produces the protein MATIGTFSQKDGKWTGTIRTMTINVKAQMVPVAEPAEGGPAYRIFAGGAELGAAWQEESKDGETPYLAVKLDDPGFDKPIRAAFFEKEEDGSGVLVWNRQKLN, from the coding sequence ATGGCAACAATTGGTACCTTCAGCCAGAAGGACGGAAAATGGACCGGGACGATCCGGACCATGACGATCAATGTGAAAGCGCAGATGGTGCCGGTTGCCGAACCGGCAGAAGGCGGGCCGGCTTACCGCATCTTCGCAGGCGGCGCCGAGCTAGGTGCGGCCTGGCAGGAAGAGAGCAAGGATGGCGAAACCCCCTACCTCGCCGTGAAGCTGGATGATCCGGGGTTCGACAAGCCAATCCGGGCTGCCTTCTTCGAGAAGGAAGAGGATGGTAGCGGCGTGCTGGTCTGGAACCGGCAGAAGCTGAACTGA
- the trbF gene encoding conjugal transfer protein TrbF yields MFRRTSTHYGQSPHPETPYQKAGQIWDDRIGSARVQARNWRLMALGLLVLLTASSAALVWRSLQSTVTPYVVEVDDTGSVKAVGPALSNYDPTDAQVAHHLANFISDVRSLSIDPVIVRQNWLAAYDYVTDKAAITLSDYARDNDPFAEIGRRSRSVDVVSVVRVSDESFQARWLEKTYENGALTGVKRFTGLFTLVHSPPRDAGALRANPLGLYIHSLNWGEDLVTGDNK; encoded by the coding sequence ATGTTCAGGCGAACTTCCACCCATTACGGGCAAAGCCCGCATCCCGAAACGCCCTACCAGAAAGCCGGCCAGATCTGGGATGACCGGATCGGATCTGCCCGCGTACAGGCCAGGAACTGGCGGCTGATGGCACTCGGGTTGCTGGTCCTTCTGACGGCCTCTTCAGCCGCCCTTGTTTGGCGCAGCCTGCAATCCACGGTGACGCCATATGTGGTCGAAGTGGACGACACAGGCTCTGTGAAAGCCGTTGGTCCCGCGCTTTCCAATTACGACCCGACCGATGCGCAGGTCGCGCATCACCTTGCCAACTTCATCTCCGATGTCCGGAGCCTATCCATTGATCCCGTCATCGTCCGGCAGAACTGGCTTGCCGCCTATGACTATGTGACTGACAAGGCGGCCATCACACTCAGTGACTATGCGCGCGACAATGACCCGTTCGCCGAGATCGGTCGGCGCTCGCGCAGTGTTGATGTCGTCAGCGTGGTGCGCGTCTCAGACGAGTCCTTCCAGGCCCGCTGGCTCGAGAAGACCTATGAGAATGGCGCGCTGACGGGGGTCAAACGGTTCACCGGCCTCTTCACGCTTGTCCATTCCCCGCCGCGCGATGCCGGGGCGCTGCGCGCCAATCCGCTCGGCCTCTACATCCACAGCCTCAATTGGGGCGAAGACCTTGTCACAGGAGACAACAAATGA
- a CDS encoding integrase arm-type DNA-binding domain-containing protein: MLTDVAIKALKPKNKTYKVADRDGMYVTVSPVGTVTFRYDYRINGRRETLTIGRYGSGGVGLAAAREKCMDARRLVESGVSPAKEKKRSKTRLSEAGSFSDMANRWIDSDDMAESTRDMRRHILNRDILPAFGSYLLSEVTPEDLRALCGKVKKRGAPSTALHVREFVHLIYKYARLHGVKVDNPADEVAPASIAKVRPRDRSLSPLEIRIFYSVLEELIATPTLKLGLKFILLTMKRKSEVSLATWDEISFDNAVWSIPKERMKTGLPHNVYLSRQALDILVALKTCAGGSRYVFPSRYDCYKPISNATLNRLTSAAWETAQEAGLPLERFTVHDLRRTGSTLLNELGFNRDWVEKALAHEDRRTSRGVYNKAEYADGRRHMMQEWADTIDAWSQGHQRQPVLTPPASAELGFDLQLDPKFDP, from the coding sequence ATGCTGACAGACGTAGCCATCAAGGCGTTGAAACCAAAGAATAAAACTTACAAGGTCGCGGATCGGGATGGCATGTATGTAACCGTCTCACCTGTAGGGACTGTGACGTTCCGGTATGACTACCGGATCAATGGGCGTCGAGAGACGCTGACCATCGGGCGTTACGGGAGCGGGGGCGTCGGTTTGGCAGCGGCTCGCGAGAAATGCATGGATGCGAGGCGGCTCGTAGAGTCTGGTGTTTCGCCGGCCAAGGAGAAGAAGCGGTCAAAGACGCGCCTGTCCGAAGCGGGTTCATTCTCCGACATGGCCAATCGATGGATCGACAGCGATGACATGGCCGAGAGCACGCGCGACATGCGCCGGCACATTCTGAACAGGGACATCCTTCCCGCTTTTGGGAGCTACCTGCTGAGTGAGGTTACACCGGAGGATCTCCGGGCCCTGTGCGGGAAGGTGAAGAAGCGTGGCGCTCCGTCTACGGCGCTTCACGTTCGGGAATTTGTCCATCTGATCTACAAATATGCCAGGCTGCATGGCGTGAAGGTCGATAATCCTGCTGACGAAGTTGCGCCGGCCTCTATCGCCAAAGTGCGCCCGCGGGACCGGTCTCTCTCACCGCTCGAGATCAGGATCTTCTACAGCGTGCTCGAAGAGCTGATCGCGACCCCAACGCTCAAGCTCGGGCTGAAATTCATCTTGCTTACCATGAAGCGGAAATCCGAAGTCAGCCTGGCGACCTGGGACGAAATCAGTTTCGACAACGCGGTCTGGTCCATCCCGAAGGAGCGGATGAAGACGGGACTGCCTCACAATGTCTATCTGTCACGTCAGGCGCTTGATATTCTTGTGGCACTCAAGACCTGCGCTGGAGGATCGCGCTATGTCTTTCCGTCCCGCTACGACTGCTACAAGCCGATCTCAAACGCCACGCTCAATCGACTAACCTCGGCGGCCTGGGAAACGGCTCAGGAGGCGGGGTTGCCGCTGGAACGGTTCACCGTCCACGATCTGAGGCGCACCGGTTCTACGCTTCTGAATGAGCTCGGCTTCAATCGGGACTGGGTCGAAAAGGCGCTCGCCCATGAAGACCGTCGCACGTCACGCGGTGTCTATAACAAGGCCGAGTATGCCGATGGCCGGCGTCACATGATGCAGGAATGGGCGGACACAATCGATGCGTGGTCACAAGGGCATCAAAGGCAACCGGTGCTTACGCCGCCGGCATCGGCTGAATTGGGTTTTGATCTCCAGCTTGATCCTAAATTCGATCCATAA
- the guaA gene encoding glutamine-hydrolyzing GMP synthase has protein sequence MANPSDSVADKHEHVLIVDFGSQVTQLIARRLRELGVYCEIHPFNRVDTAMLDAFEPKAIILSGGPASVYWDDAPMTDQSVFERGVPVLGICYGQQVMMHQLGGRVEGGTSREFGRAFIEKVVDDPFLTGLLESGEHEQVWMSHGDHVAEMAPGFGVIAKSPGAPYAIIADPERRFYGTQFHPEVVHTTNGKQILRNFIMDVAGLKGDWTMAAYRAEAIEKIRAQVGQGKVICGLSGGVDSSVAAVLIHEAIGDQLTCVYVDHGLMRLNESEQVVGLFRDHYNIPLVHVDASELFLGELAGVSDPEKKRKTIGKLFIDVFEQEAKKIGGADFLAQGTLYPDVIESVSPTGGPSVTIKSHHNVGGLPERMNMKLVEPLRELFKDEVRALGRELGLPEAFVGRHPFPGPGLAIRIPGEITREKADTLRKADAIYIEEIKAAGLYDEIWQAFSVLLPVNTVGVMGDVRTYEAVLALRAVTSTDGMTADYYPFEHAFLGRVATRIINEVSGVNRVVYDVTSKPPGTIEWE, from the coding sequence ATGGCCAATCCTTCTGATTCCGTTGCAGACAAGCACGAACACGTCCTCATCGTCGATTTTGGCAGCCAGGTGACGCAGCTCATTGCCCGGCGACTGCGCGAGCTTGGCGTGTACTGCGAAATCCACCCCTTCAACCGTGTCGACACAGCGATGCTGGATGCGTTTGAGCCGAAGGCAATCATCCTGTCTGGAGGGCCGGCTTCAGTGTATTGGGACGACGCGCCGATGACAGATCAGTCTGTTTTCGAGCGCGGCGTTCCCGTGCTCGGGATTTGCTACGGCCAGCAGGTGATGATGCACCAGCTCGGTGGGCGTGTCGAAGGTGGCACAAGCCGCGAGTTCGGCCGCGCCTTCATCGAAAAGGTTGTCGATGATCCGTTTTTGACCGGACTGTTGGAAAGCGGTGAACATGAGCAGGTCTGGATGAGCCATGGTGACCATGTCGCGGAGATGGCGCCGGGATTTGGCGTGATCGCGAAATCGCCGGGTGCGCCCTATGCGATCATTGCGGACCCGGAACGGCGCTTCTATGGCACTCAGTTCCACCCGGAAGTCGTCCACACGACCAATGGCAAGCAGATTCTACGCAACTTCATAATGGATGTCGCTGGTTTGAAGGGGGATTGGACGATGGCGGCCTATCGCGCTGAAGCCATTGAAAAAATCCGGGCCCAGGTCGGCCAGGGCAAAGTCATTTGCGGGCTGTCCGGCGGCGTTGATAGTTCTGTGGCGGCGGTTCTGATCCACGAGGCGATCGGAGACCAGCTGACATGCGTCTATGTCGATCATGGCCTGATGCGCCTGAACGAGAGTGAGCAGGTCGTGGGTCTGTTCAGAGACCACTACAATATCCCGCTCGTGCATGTGGACGCGAGCGAACTGTTCCTGGGTGAGCTGGCTGGCGTCAGCGACCCGGAGAAAAAGCGCAAAACGATTGGTAAGCTCTTCATCGATGTCTTTGAGCAAGAGGCCAAGAAGATCGGAGGTGCCGATTTTCTCGCCCAGGGGACGCTCTACCCGGACGTTATCGAGAGCGTGTCACCGACCGGCGGGCCGAGCGTCACCATCAAGAGCCACCACAATGTCGGCGGGCTGCCCGAGCGGATGAACATGAAGCTGGTCGAGCCGCTGCGCGAGCTGTTCAAGGACGAGGTGCGCGCGCTTGGCCGTGAACTTGGCCTGCCTGAAGCCTTTGTCGGCCGGCATCCGTTTCCCGGGCCCGGCCTCGCCATCCGTATTCCGGGCGAGATCACCCGCGAAAAGGCGGATACGCTGCGCAAGGCTGACGCGATTTACATTGAAGAGATCAAGGCCGCCGGGCTCTATGACGAGATCTGGCAGGCCTTCTCGGTGCTGCTGCCGGTCAATACGGTTGGCGTGATGGGCGATGTCAGGACGTATGAGGCGGTGCTGGCGCTGCGCGCGGTGACGTCCACCGATGGCATGACGGCAGACTATTATCCGTTCGAGCACGCTTTCCTTGGCCGCGTCGCGACGCGCATCATCAATGAAGTGAGCGGCGTAAACCGGGTGGTCTACGACGTCACCAGCAAGCCGCCCGGCACGATTGAGTGGGAATGA
- the trbL gene encoding P-type conjugative transfer protein TrbL, protein MEEMGVIDRFLETFIAYIDSGFGLLAGDVAYLTTTLIVIDITLAGLFWALSQNADVMSGLLKKVLYVGFFAFIIGNFTLLANIVFESFASLGVKAGSSTLTAGDLMRPGYIAGVGFEAAEPLLAEIGDMLGPISFFHNFILIAVMFLAWAIILVAFFVLAVQLFVAILEFKLTTLAGFVLIPFALWNRTSFLAERVLGNVVTSGIKLMVLAVVIGIGSTLFASITDAFTGPGDTTLAQVMGTVLAAIVFLWMGVFAPGIASGLVTGAPQLGAGSVVGTTAAVGAGAILAGTGTVAAGRAAIGGASAAVKAGASMSGAARTSYDLGRLGSGADGWRGRAAGVAGMAQAGGDAVRRMAGRPFRSVGNAYRRGSEAAFAATGGTTGASSNESGASGSSPAWAQRLRTEQRLQHAGAITVHALKDGDRGMAGDNPKLQRDED, encoded by the coding sequence ATGGAAGAGATGGGCGTCATCGACCGGTTCCTCGAAACCTTCATTGCCTATATCGATTCAGGCTTCGGCCTGCTCGCGGGCGATGTCGCTTACCTGACAACAACGCTGATCGTGATCGACATCACGCTGGCCGGTCTCTTCTGGGCTCTGTCGCAGAATGCCGATGTGATGTCAGGGCTGCTGAAGAAGGTGCTCTATGTCGGCTTCTTCGCCTTCATCATTGGCAACTTCACCCTGCTCGCCAATATCGTGTTCGAGAGCTTTGCGAGCCTCGGTGTGAAAGCGGGCTCCAGCACGCTGACCGCAGGTGATCTCATGCGACCAGGCTATATTGCCGGCGTCGGGTTCGAGGCGGCAGAACCCTTGCTGGCCGAAATCGGCGACATGCTCGGCCCGATCAGCTTCTTTCACAATTTTATCCTGATCGCTGTCATGTTCCTGGCCTGGGCGATCATCCTCGTCGCCTTCTTCGTGCTCGCGGTTCAGCTCTTCGTGGCGATCCTGGAATTCAAGCTGACGACGCTGGCCGGGTTCGTACTGATCCCGTTCGCGCTCTGGAACAGGACCAGCTTCCTCGCTGAACGCGTGCTCGGCAATGTCGTCACCTCCGGCATCAAGCTGATGGTGCTCGCTGTCGTCATTGGCATCGGCTCAACGCTCTTTGCTTCGATCACCGATGCTTTCACCGGGCCGGGCGATACGACTCTGGCGCAAGTGATGGGCACCGTGCTTGCCGCCATCGTCTTTCTCTGGATGGGTGTGTTCGCGCCGGGCATTGCGTCGGGCCTTGTCACCGGGGCGCCGCAGCTTGGCGCCGGTTCGGTCGTCGGCACGACGGCGGCAGTTGGCGCAGGCGCGATCCTCGCGGGCACAGGCACAGTTGCAGCCGGGCGTGCCGCTATCGGTGGGGCCTCGGCAGCGGTCAAGGCCGGGGCTTCCATGTCGGGCGCGGCCCGCACCTCCTATGACCTTGGACGGCTCGGTTCGGGCGCGGATGGCTGGCGCGGGCGGGCCGCAGGCGTGGCCGGCATGGCCCAGGCCGGAGGTGACGCCGTCCGCCGTATGGCGGGCCGGCCCTTCAGATCTGTTGGCAACGCCTATCGCCGTGGCAGTGAAGCGGCTTTCGCCGCGACGGGCGGCACCACAGGCGCATCTTCCAATGAGTCCGGCGCGTCCGGTTCCAGTCCGGCCTGGGCGCAGCGCCTGCGAACAGAACAACGCCTGCAGCATGCCGGGGCCATCACGGTGCACGCCCTGAAAGATGGCGACCGCGGCATGGCAGGCGACAACCCGAAACTCCAGAGAGACGAGGACTGA
- the trbJ gene encoding P-type conjugative transfer protein TrbJ, producing MKALLSSVALVAIPLSGLMAPPASAQLAVYDPANHAQNILQAVRALQEIDNQVRQLTHEIDMIEKMARDLETLPVEVASAIIADRIRRIGELMRDAEGIGYGVEEVEEEYEDLYPETYGDTPPESDVLVEDARTRWRQSRSAHKHTLLMVAETVRNNAEDSEALTGLVDESQTAIGNLQALQAGNQIGALSAEQLIQMEALMAAHYRAIAFDRARELEEAERGRARLKSFLGD from the coding sequence ATGAAAGCCCTTCTGTCTTCCGTCGCGCTTGTTGCCATTCCTCTGTCTGGCCTGATGGCCCCGCCCGCCTCGGCGCAGCTTGCTGTCTACGACCCGGCCAATCATGCCCAGAACATCTTGCAGGCCGTACGGGCACTTCAGGAAATCGACAACCAGGTCCGCCAGCTTACCCATGAGATCGATATGATCGAGAAAATGGCGCGCGATCTCGAAACCCTGCCTGTCGAAGTCGCCAGCGCCATCATCGCCGACCGCATCCGCCGCATCGGAGAACTCATGCGCGACGCCGAAGGCATCGGATACGGCGTCGAGGAGGTCGAGGAGGAGTATGAGGACCTCTATCCTGAAACCTATGGTGACACGCCGCCTGAATCAGACGTACTCGTCGAGGATGCCCGCACCCGCTGGCGCCAGTCGCGTAGTGCCCACAAGCACACGCTCCTCATGGTCGCTGAGACCGTGCGCAACAATGCCGAGGATTCCGAGGCACTGACCGGCTTGGTGGATGAGAGCCAGACAGCCATCGGCAATCTCCAGGCCCTGCAGGCCGGCAACCAGATCGGTGCACTCTCGGCCGAACAGCTGATCCAGATGGAAGCGCTGATGGCCGCCCATTACCGCGCCATCGCTTTCGACCGCGCGCGCGAGCTTGAAGAGGCCGAACGCGGCCGGGCCCGTCTTAAATCCTTCCTCGGAGACTGA